In a single window of the Nitrospira sp. MA-1 genome:
- a CDS encoding SUMF1/EgtB/PvdO family nonheme iron enzyme → MDDLTKKLAQLRQAHERGVLDAETYQASVAALEQQGKPAGNAVVQGSGSVAQGSGATAAGARGVAVGGNIVGDVYMGPPPTDPTQALNIYCRVLIEQGQFFLLRGLDKQSSDSTDKKQQPLQLDHVYVNLHTTAQHERDQDDETERKPVTALEAVLKHPQVVNLGDPGSGKSTFVNYLAFCLASAWLEPTGHWMEKLPGWEDVNPGSCIPIPVTLREFAQWDPPDVGKAHLWEFLVSRWNAKNLECVAAPLQQCLDQGNVIVLLDGLDETVTEEQLALVSRAVRSFMQRYRKSRMLVTCRVLPFQGLRSDFSDFQGIPDFELAPFTPKQIDAFIESWYAKLYRARQIKTQQEVDDLIKELKEAVCRPDLRKLAPNPLLLMVMALVHTHKGRLPNERALLYEKTIEILLWRWEQMKVKDKAQKEQEVSVLQLLQQAKRTNVDLKRVLWELAFTAHWKGRSGYERIADIGEMDLIQALAPLHPTQSLDWGRKMVAAIKLRAGLLVERVPGRFTFPHRTYQEYLAGAHIAAQTDFCRQAAQLAEEFAVWREVILLAVGRLVHWSGDIEKPLALIAELCPEQIKEGSIVEWPKQWLAGDIVKEIGLNRVKDRSLGRELLPRVQNRLVSVMRDGLLRQRTKASQTLVDIGDPRFRAAGWSLPDESLLGFVKIPAGHFQMGERWANKKIEIPYDYYISRYPVTQAQFQAFVEDGGYQEEALWLEAIAAGIWEAGKVQGRNGPKNYGGFFDLLNHPVVGVTWYEALAYCRWLTQKLRAWDDTPEPVKTLLSTGGETGKPWAIVLPNEPEWEKAARGEQDDRMYPWGNKADPNRANYRETYLNATTGVGCFPQGISPYGLEDMSGNVWEWTRSLFMMEPYPSDQKIWSTREDLTAERNQSRVLCGGSWNNNEHIVHCAYRNWYFPCRRYDYLGFRVVASPCSSR, encoded by the coding sequence ATGGATGATCTCACAAAAAAGTTAGCGCAACTTCGTCAGGCTCACGAGAGGGGAGTGTTGGATGCTGAGACCTATCAGGCTTCCGTGGCGGCATTGGAACAGCAAGGGAAACCGGCGGGTAATGCAGTGGTGCAAGGCAGCGGGAGTGTGGCGCAAGGGTCAGGAGCGACTGCTGCCGGTGCAAGAGGTGTGGCGGTGGGTGGCAACATTGTGGGCGATGTCTATATGGGTCCCCCTCCGACAGATCCCACCCAGGCGCTGAACATTTATTGCCGCGTTCTGATAGAGCAAGGACAATTTTTTTTGCTTCGGGGTCTGGATAAACAATCCAGCGATTCCACCGATAAGAAGCAACAGCCTCTCCAACTGGATCATGTCTACGTCAATTTACATACCACCGCTCAACACGAGAGAGATCAGGATGATGAGACAGAGCGGAAACCTGTGACCGCACTTGAAGCGGTCCTGAAGCATCCTCAGGTGGTGAACCTGGGCGATCCAGGTTCTGGGAAGTCCACATTTGTGAATTATCTGGCTTTCTGTTTAGCCTCAGCCTGGCTTGAGCCCACAGGCCATTGGATGGAGAAGTTGCCGGGGTGGGAGGATGTGAACCCGGGGTCTTGTATTCCAATTCCTGTCACGCTTCGGGAATTTGCGCAGTGGGACCCTCCCGATGTGGGGAAAGCTCACCTGTGGGAGTTTCTTGTATCTCGCTGGAATGCCAAAAATCTCGAATGTGTCGCCGCGCCATTACAGCAGTGCTTGGATCAGGGAAATGTCATCGTGCTGTTGGACGGTCTGGATGAGACGGTAACGGAAGAGCAGTTAGCCTTGGTGAGTCGAGCCGTGAGAAGTTTTATGCAGCGGTATAGGAAGAGCCGAATGCTGGTGACCTGCCGAGTCTTGCCCTTTCAAGGGCTTCGGAGTGACTTTAGTGACTTTCAGGGTATTCCCGATTTTGAACTCGCCCCATTCACACCAAAACAAATCGATGCGTTCATCGAATCCTGGTATGCCAAGCTGTATCGCGCTCGACAAATCAAAACTCAGCAGGAGGTTGACGACCTCATAAAAGAGCTTAAAGAGGCCGTGTGCCGTCCTGATCTTCGAAAGTTGGCGCCCAATCCGCTTCTGCTCATGGTCATGGCGCTTGTCCATACGCACAAAGGGCGCCTTCCTAATGAGCGTGCGCTGCTTTACGAAAAGACTATTGAGATTTTGTTGTGGCGATGGGAACAGATGAAGGTCAAGGACAAGGCGCAAAAAGAACAGGAAGTAAGTGTGCTGCAGTTGTTACAGCAAGCCAAGCGAACCAATGTGGACCTTAAGCGGGTGTTATGGGAATTGGCCTTTACCGCCCATTGGAAAGGCCGTAGTGGATACGAGCGTATCGCAGATATCGGTGAAATGGATTTAATTCAAGCCTTGGCCCCGCTGCATCCCACACAGAGTTTGGATTGGGGAAGAAAAATGGTGGCGGCAATCAAGCTGCGGGCGGGCCTGTTAGTCGAACGGGTGCCGGGGCGATTTACCTTTCCTCACCGGACCTACCAAGAATACCTCGCAGGTGCGCATATTGCCGCACAGACCGACTTTTGCCGGCAAGCCGCGCAATTGGCTGAGGAATTTGCCGTGTGGCGTGAAGTCATTCTTTTAGCGGTTGGACGACTCGTCCATTGGAGCGGAGATATTGAGAAACCTCTCGCGTTGATCGCGGAACTGTGTCCGGAACAGATCAAGGAGGGCTCGATTGTCGAATGGCCCAAGCAATGGTTGGCGGGAGATATTGTGAAGGAGATTGGCCTCAATCGTGTGAAGGACCGCAGCCTGGGCCGGGAACTGTTGCCACGTGTGCAAAATCGCCTAGTGAGCGTGATGAGGGACGGTCTCCTTCGTCAACGAACGAAAGCCTCCCAAACATTGGTCGATATCGGTGATCCCCGATTTCGAGCCGCTGGATGGTCACTTCCGGATGAATCTCTTTTAGGTTTTGTGAAAATTCCGGCTGGCCACTTTCAGATGGGCGAAAGATGGGCAAACAAAAAGATTGAAATTCCGTACGACTATTATATCTCTCGCTATCCCGTCACGCAGGCCCAATTCCAAGCGTTTGTGGAGGATGGCGGGTATCAAGAAGAAGCATTGTGGCTGGAAGCCATAGCGGCGGGTATCTGGGAGGCAGGGAAAGTACAGGGACGAAATGGACCCAAAAATTATGGTGGCTTCTTTGATCTTCTCAATCATCCCGTAGTGGGTGTGACCTGGTATGAAGCTCTGGCCTATTGCCGATGGCTCACGCAAAAGCTTCGAGCGTGGGATGACACGCCGGAGCCGGTGAAAACATTGCTAAGCACAGGAGGAGAGACTGGAAAGCCTTGGGCGATTGTTCTACCTAACGAACCAGAATGGGAGAAGGCTGCACGAGGCGAACAGGATGACCGAATGTACCCCTGGGGTAACAAGGCTGATCCCAATAGAGCGAATTATCGTGAGACCTACCTCAACGCGACGACCGGGGTTGGCTGTTTCCCACAAGGAATCAGTCCTTATGGCCTCGAAGATATGAGCGGCAATGTGTGGGAATGGACAAGGAGTTTATTTATGATGGAGCCATACCCTTCTGATCAAAAAATATGGTCCACACGGGAAGATCTCACGGCCGAAAGAAATCAATCCCGTGTGCTGTGTGGCGGGTCGTGGAACAACAATGAACACATAGTGCACTGTGCCTACCGCAACTGGTACTTCCCGTGTCGCAGGTATGACTACCTCGGGTTTCGAGTGGTGGCCTCTCCATGTTCTTCACGCTGA